Proteins encoded together in one Lysinibacillus sp. FSL K6-0232 window:
- a CDS encoding AraC family transcriptional regulator → MLQQFNHLMDYIENHLTEEISGKEISKIVGLSDYHFKRMFSYMAGMSLNDYIKNRRLSVANVELINGAKVTDIAYKYGYQSIEGFSRAFREWSGFLPSEVAKNKIQKSFPKFSFFIDIRGGISMEFKIERKEKFHIVGVSKRVPIQFEGENKAIIELAQSITEQQRHEMHQLADVYPHQVLNVSYDFDDGFLEEKGYLTHMIGFATTKENRFDDLEQLSIEESLWAIFPNRGPFPATLQETHAKIYAEWLPSSDYEVVDMPGISFTEHNGTSENVYSEIWMPVKEKNSGR, encoded by the coding sequence ATGCTACAACAATTTAATCATTTAATGGACTACATTGAAAACCATTTAACGGAAGAAATCTCTGGCAAAGAAATATCAAAAATTGTAGGGTTATCTGATTATCATTTTAAAAGAATGTTTTCGTATATGGCGGGCATGTCATTGAATGACTATATCAAAAACAGAAGATTATCAGTTGCCAATGTTGAATTAATTAACGGTGCAAAAGTAACCGATATTGCCTATAAATATGGCTATCAATCGATCGAAGGGTTTTCAAGAGCCTTTCGTGAATGGAGCGGTTTTTTACCGTCAGAAGTAGCGAAAAATAAAATTCAAAAATCATTTCCCAAATTTTCATTTTTTATCGATATAAGAGGAGGGATATCAATGGAATTTAAAATTGAGAGGAAAGAGAAGTTTCATATCGTAGGTGTATCGAAAAGAGTACCCATTCAATTCGAGGGTGAAAATAAGGCTATCATAGAGCTAGCCCAGTCCATTACCGAACAGCAAAGACATGAAATGCATCAATTAGCTGATGTATATCCACATCAAGTCTTGAATGTATCCTATGATTTTGATGATGGTTTCTTAGAAGAAAAAGGATATTTAACGCATATGATTGGTTTTGCAACGACAAAAGAAAACCGATTCGATGATTTAGAGCAGCTTTCGATTGAAGAAAGCTTATGGGCAATTTTCCCTAATCGAGGGCCATTTCCTGCTACACTGCAAGAAACTCATGCTAAAATCTATGCTGAATGGCTACCTTCGTCCGATTATGAGGTAGTGGATATGCCTGGGATTTCCTTTACAGAGCACAATGGTACTTCGGAAAATGTCTATAGCGAAATTTGGATGCCTGTGAAGGAAAAAAATAGCGGGCGATAA
- a CDS encoding peptide-methionine (S)-S-oxide reductase, producing the protein MEVVYFAGGCLWGVQAFIKTLPGVQLTEAGRANGTSQTLEGDYDGYAECVKTEFDPTVVTIKELMGYFFEIIDPYSLNKQGQDVGEKYRTGVYSENPKHLQEARAFIDKRNDANLIVVEVLPLTNYIRSAEEHQDRLTRCPNDYCHIPEELLNKYK; encoded by the coding sequence ATGGAGGTAGTATATTTTGCAGGTGGATGTTTATGGGGCGTACAAGCCTTTATAAAAACCTTACCTGGCGTTCAGCTTACAGAAGCAGGAAGAGCGAATGGCACAAGCCAGACACTGGAGGGGGATTATGATGGGTACGCCGAATGTGTAAAAACAGAATTTGACCCAACCGTTGTCACAATCAAGGAATTAATGGGCTATTTCTTTGAAATCATTGATCCATACAGCTTGAACAAACAAGGACAGGATGTTGGGGAGAAATACAGAACAGGCGTCTATAGTGAAAACCCTAAGCACTTACAGGAGGCGAGGGCATTTATTGATAAGCGAAATGATGCCAACCTTATCGTTGTTGAAGTATTACCACTGACAAACTACATAAGAAGCGCAGAGGAGCATCAAGACAGACTAACTAGATGTCCAAATGATTACTGTCATATTCCAGAAGAACTATTAAATAAGTATAAGTAG
- a CDS encoding topoisomerase C-terminal repeat-containing protein, which translates to MIDRKTFIGCSEYKNGCKFSINKTVAFKKLTEKNILKQGVTAVINGFKSKAGKSFDARLKILDGKVTFDFSE; encoded by the coding sequence ATGATTGATCGTAAAACGTTCATTGGCTGTAGTGAGTACAAAAATGGCTGTAAGTTTTCTATTAATAAAACAGTTGCATTTAAAAAGCTCACTGAGAAAAACATCCTAAAGCAAGGGGTTACAGCTGTCATTAACGGTTTTAAATCCAAAGCGGGTAAATCGTTTGATGCAAGATTGAAAATTTTGGATGGAAAAGTGACTTTTGATTTTTCCGAATAA
- a CDS encoding nucleotidyltransferase, with amino-acid sequence MLLQEKLINIIKEKCEKDPRISACMMYGSFTKGEGDQYSDVEFYIFLKTTEIEQFESSDWIRDIAPYDLHFINEYGSEVVVFSNLIRGEFHFLSESEIEVIKTFKETGVFPDTESMFIYDITGKLKVCLDYLKGEGPERMTNDNVNSAFNNFVNAWIMGINVLKRGEIARSLECLTYVQKYVLQLIRIREKSVERWLNATKNLEDDLSEKAYSEYTSITSKLDKEELYHAYSNALHVVEGLACLLVDDYKFDINLAFLKKLHSYLTNRP; translated from the coding sequence ATGCTATTACAGGAAAAATTAATTAATATAATTAAAGAGAAGTGTGAAAAGGATCCTCGTATTTCTGCGTGTATGATGTATGGATCGTTTACAAAAGGTGAAGGGGATCAATATTCGGATGTTGAGTTCTACATCTTTTTAAAGACTACAGAAATTGAACAATTTGAGTCTTCTGACTGGATTAGAGATATTGCTCCATATGATCTACACTTCATTAACGAATATGGGTCAGAAGTTGTCGTGTTTTCCAATTTAATTAGAGGAGAGTTTCATTTTCTGTCTGAATCTGAGATTGAAGTTATTAAGACATTTAAAGAAACAGGTGTTTTCCCTGACACAGAATCCATGTTTATTTATGATATAACAGGTAAATTAAAAGTATGTTTAGATTATCTAAAGGGTGAAGGACCAGAAAGAATGACAAATGATAATGTCAATTCTGCCTTTAATAACTTTGTTAACGCATGGATAATGGGTATAAATGTTTTGAAAAGAGGGGAAATTGCACGTTCGTTGGAATGTCTAACATATGTTCAAAAATACGTTTTACAATTGATTAGAATTCGTGAAAAAAGCGTAGAACGTTGGCTAAATGCTACAAAAAATTTGGAAGATGATCTTTCAGAAAAGGCATACAGTGAATATACTTCAATTACGTCAAAGTTGGATAAAGAAGAATTATATCATGCTTATTCAAATGCACTGCATGTAGTTGAGGGATTGGCTTGTTTACTTGTTGATGATTATAAATTTGACATTAATTTAGCATTTCTAAAGAAATTACATTCTTATTTAACGAATCGTCCTTAA
- a CDS encoding YpjP family protein, whose amino-acid sequence MKTWVKKSIVIMVAFLTFGLITPTHEIWDAFDQGSSNRASIGSASGTGTAVAAETATSWEEESQIQEEAVDYNALLLDAAREQSYIKFGTKIGPKISHEFDNIIFPKIEEAIAMTVASLDEQSLASLTISEKPSGHYGEKIFNVINHATGTDVIRFHVRTEKRPLEGYYYNFHYHSAEDNFMAHHNLGDIYWNKNTPPKWLS is encoded by the coding sequence ATGAAAACGTGGGTGAAAAAAAGTATTGTTATCATGGTGGCGTTTTTAACATTTGGTTTAATTACGCCGACACATGAAATTTGGGATGCATTTGATCAAGGCTCTTCTAACCGCGCATCTATCGGTTCTGCATCGGGGACAGGCACGGCGGTTGCAGCAGAAACAGCGACTAGCTGGGAAGAAGAGAGCCAAATACAGGAGGAAGCGGTTGATTATAACGCCCTGCTTCTCGATGCAGCAAGGGAGCAATCGTACATAAAGTTTGGTACAAAAATCGGTCCGAAAATTAGCCATGAATTCGATAATATTATCTTCCCAAAAATCGAAGAAGCTATTGCAATGACCGTAGCTAGCTTGGACGAGCAATCACTAGCATCCTTAACAATCTCTGAAAAGCCAAGCGGTCATTATGGTGAAAAAATTTTTAATGTGATCAATCATGCAACAGGCACAGATGTCATTCGCTTCCATGTACGTACGGAAAAAAGACCGTTGGAAGGCTACTACTACAACTTCCATTACCACAGTGCCGAGGACAACTTTATGGCACATCACAACCTAGGCGATATCTATTGGAACAAAAACACACCACCGAAATGGTTATCATAA
- a CDS encoding FusB/FusC family EF-G-binding protein produces MDNQTIQPFLTVANYHLLEQQLNKILHALTTTKDQNVILAVRGLVDHEITTKLALSTEETKLIEQLFTVTDRAQGEAFLAQIKPYVMPFTPLTVSTLKSLFKKEKKLKLPKLEELDFSQICYLAWDDPGTHRKYVVLEQDGQFKAIKGTFSNNTIRGICAVCNRHSDVGLFTTSVKGQAVGTYTNHSNYICADSQTCNAHVTDIDKTIAFFERITQK; encoded by the coding sequence ATGGACAACCAAACAATTCAGCCGTTCTTAACGGTTGCTAACTATCATTTACTTGAGCAGCAATTAAATAAAATTTTACATGCATTAACAACGACAAAGGATCAAAACGTAATTTTAGCTGTACGTGGTCTTGTGGACCATGAAATTACGACAAAATTAGCCCTTTCCACAGAGGAAACAAAGCTTATTGAACAGCTATTTACCGTGACAGATCGCGCACAAGGTGAGGCATTTTTAGCGCAGATTAAGCCCTACGTTATGCCGTTCACGCCTCTTACAGTCAGCACGCTAAAAAGCTTATTTAAAAAAGAGAAAAAGCTCAAGCTACCAAAGCTGGAGGAGCTTGACTTCTCTCAAATTTGCTATTTAGCTTGGGATGACCCTGGCACACATCGTAAATATGTGGTGCTTGAGCAGGATGGACAGTTTAAAGCCATTAAAGGCACATTCTCCAACAATACAATTCGTGGGATTTGTGCTGTCTGTAATCGCCATTCAGATGTAGGGCTCTTTACCACTTCCGTTAAAGGGCAAGCTGTAGGGACCTATACCAACCACAGCAATTACATTTGTGCAGATAGCCAAACGTGCAATGCTCATGTAACAGACATAGATAAAACCATCGCATTTTTCGAGCGCATTACACAAAAATAA
- a CDS encoding DEAD/DEAH box helicase, with amino-acid sequence MPFVETEYLGKPGESGEKKVWDSIKQAYREKEKVDKCLAYWRYPLFTNVGQTRKEPDILIADKDNGIIIIEVKSITIHQLVAVNGHLWEYKDFYEHTGNPYQQAENQLFSLLGIFDREAAIRRKISGKVLIALPNISEEEWISHGFDRLPSVPPIIFNNDLGRATLLAKIENTINIQKGEEINDEHWKMILSILSGSPIYRKEITVAQSDITTRLGVVNSLSEKLSEMDIQQENIGKTIPSGPQRIRGIAGSGKSVLLCQKAAHMHLKHPDWDIALVFYSRSLYEEVVSQVDKWLRHFSNGDVCYNKEVGKKLKILHSWGGKSKQGFYSYICDVHGERKLTVNDAKDQGIRGTGDSLGYICTQFLKSVPEVTPLFDAVLIDEGQDFMVSDAYKFEDKQPFYWLAYQVLRPVDKTDPTNRRLIWAYDESQSLDNLVVPTARELFGNAPEFKQFVSGIHKGGIRKSEIMHRCYRTPGPILTAAHAIGMGLLRPDGMLRGITNKDDWKNIGYEVLEGNFRQGEKIVLQRPSKNSPNLVPKVWNNPVLEFKTYISRNEELQALATEIKNNLQKDYLKASKNILVIVLGEAWEASDLQKEVAKVLMQHQIDIYIPAESGKNILDTLNWKNKKPDQFWEEGAVTISLVPRAKGNEAHMVYVVGADLVASNEGNIQLRNQLFVGLTRSKGWAKLSGISHYDMYDEINHVIDSGDTFEFTFKRAPLQNINEDIEETVFA; translated from the coding sequence TTGCCATTTGTTGAAACGGAGTATTTAGGAAAACCAGGAGAATCTGGTGAAAAAAAAGTTTGGGATTCAATTAAACAAGCTTATCGTGAGAAAGAAAAGGTTGATAAATGTCTAGCTTACTGGCGCTATCCTTTATTCACAAATGTTGGTCAAACACGTAAAGAGCCTGATATCTTGATTGCAGATAAAGATAATGGAATTATAATTATTGAGGTAAAATCAATAACTATTCATCAACTTGTGGCAGTTAACGGTCATTTATGGGAATATAAAGATTTTTATGAACATACAGGAAATCCTTATCAGCAAGCAGAAAATCAATTATTTTCCCTTCTTGGTATCTTTGATCGTGAAGCAGCGATTCGTAGGAAAATTAGTGGTAAAGTTTTGATTGCACTGCCTAATATTTCTGAAGAGGAATGGATTTCTCATGGTTTTGACCGTCTGCCTAGTGTGCCTCCTATTATTTTTAATAATGACTTAGGGCGTGCTACACTTCTAGCAAAAATAGAAAATACTATTAATATTCAAAAAGGTGAAGAAATTAATGATGAGCACTGGAAAATGATACTATCCATTTTAAGTGGCTCACCAATTTATAGAAAAGAAATTACTGTAGCACAAAGTGATATTACAACTCGTTTGGGTGTTGTGAATTCACTTAGTGAAAAACTTTCTGAAATGGATATTCAACAAGAAAATATTGGGAAAACTATTCCGTCTGGACCACAACGTATCCGTGGAATTGCAGGGTCTGGTAAATCCGTTCTACTTTGTCAAAAAGCAGCGCATATGCATTTAAAGCATCCAGATTGGGATATTGCACTTGTATTCTATTCAAGAAGTTTATACGAAGAAGTTGTGAGTCAAGTGGATAAGTGGTTAAGACACTTTAGTAATGGTGATGTATGTTATAACAAAGAAGTAGGAAAAAAATTGAAAATTCTTCATTCGTGGGGAGGAAAAAGTAAACAGGGGTTCTATAGTTATATTTGCGACGTGCACGGTGAAAGAAAATTAACTGTAAACGATGCTAAGGATCAGGGAATCAGAGGAACGGGAGATTCCTTAGGCTATATATGTACACAATTTTTAAAAAGTGTGCCAGAAGTTACACCTTTATTTGATGCAGTTTTAATTGACGAAGGTCAAGATTTTATGGTGAGCGATGCCTATAAGTTTGAAGATAAACAACCATTCTATTGGCTTGCATATCAAGTATTACGTCCAGTTGATAAAACTGATCCTACCAATCGTAGACTTATTTGGGCATATGACGAAAGTCAAAGTCTTGATAATCTAGTTGTTCCAACAGCTCGTGAGCTCTTTGGAAATGCTCCTGAGTTTAAGCAGTTTGTTTCTGGTATACATAAAGGTGGTATTAGAAAAAGTGAAATTATGCATCGCTGCTATCGTACACCGGGACCTATTCTAACAGCTGCACATGCTATTGGTATGGGTCTATTACGTCCAGATGGTATGCTGCGAGGTATTACAAATAAAGATGATTGGAAAAATATTGGTTATGAAGTATTAGAAGGGAACTTCCGTCAAGGAGAAAAAATAGTGTTACAACGCCCTAGTAAAAACTCTCCTAATCTTGTTCCAAAGGTTTGGAATAATCCGGTATTGGAATTTAAAACGTATATCTCAAGAAATGAAGAACTTCAAGCTCTTGCGACAGAAATTAAAAATAATTTACAAAAAGATTATTTAAAGGCTTCAAAAAATATTTTAGTCATTGTATTAGGCGAAGCTTGGGAAGCATCTGATCTCCAAAAAGAGGTAGCAAAAGTATTAATGCAACATCAAATTGATATTTATATACCTGCTGAAAGTGGTAAAAATATTTTGGACACTTTGAATTGGAAGAATAAAAAGCCAGATCAATTTTGGGAAGAAGGGGCTGTAACGATTTCACTTGTCCCACGTGCTAAAGGAAATGAAGCACATATGGTTTATGTAGTAGGTGCTGATTTAGTGGCTAGTAATGAAGGAAATATACAATTACGCAATCAACTGTTTGTTGGCTTGACACGCTCAAAAGGTTGGGCTAAATTATCGGGTATTAGTCATTATGATATGTATGATGAAATAAATCATGTAATCGACAGCGGTGATACATTTGAATTTACCTTTAAACGTGCACCGTTACAAAATATTAATGAAGATATTGAGGAAACTGTATTTGCATAA
- a CDS encoding MarR family winged helix-turn-helix transcriptional regulator: protein MINEINSYFTTIFYHLHTTHEDVISHQSVRILQMIQKEDEVTVRAIAGLLNISHNTASEHVKKLERHGWVQKERAAEDQRKVLLYLTAEGQRVLKKNTELDDTKLQAALDRLTEQEQQAILQAFQRLSEVAK, encoded by the coding sequence ATGATTAATGAGATTAATAGTTATTTTACGACGATATTTTATCATCTCCATACAACACATGAGGATGTGATTTCCCACCAAAGTGTGCGTATTTTACAGATGATTCAAAAGGAAGATGAGGTGACGGTGCGTGCGATTGCGGGGTTATTAAATATTTCACACAATACAGCGTCTGAGCATGTCAAAAAGCTAGAGCGTCATGGCTGGGTGCAGAAGGAGCGCGCCGCCGAGGACCAACGCAAGGTGCTGCTTTATTTAACAGCAGAGGGGCAGCGGGTGCTGAAGAAAAATACTGAATTGGATGATACGAAGCTACAGGCTGCTCTTGATCGTTTAACGGAGCAGGAGCAACAGGCAATTTTGCAGGCATTTCAGCGTCTAAGCGAGGTGGCAAAATAA
- a CDS encoding DUF3147 family protein, whose product MYMLVKIISSAAIIGVVTEIARRFPTYGGIIAALPLVSILSIIWLTVQSESSEHIQRFTVGVIVGLPATMFMLFVIYMAMKSSMHLVFAIGLGILSWAVFLGIQKVIAGVFHISM is encoded by the coding sequence ATGTATATGCTAGTGAAAATTATCAGCTCGGCAGCCATTATTGGGGTTGTAACAGAGATTGCGCGTAGATTTCCGACCTACGGAGGCATTATTGCTGCATTGCCATTAGTGAGTATTTTAAGTATTATTTGGCTGACGGTGCAAAGTGAGTCGAGCGAGCATATTCAACGCTTTACAGTAGGCGTTATTGTTGGTTTACCAGCTACGATGTTTATGCTGTTTGTAATCTATATGGCAATGAAGTCCTCCATGCATCTTGTGTTCGCCATTGGCTTAGGTATTTTATCGTGGGCAGTGTTTTTAGGCATTCAAAAAGTGATTGCAGGGGTTTTTCATATTTCAATGTAA
- a CDS encoding GNAT family N-acetyltransferase has translation MTIQTIQQVPQQKVLQFFTTHWGSSEMVISTGIYDCSQLEGFIYSNEQQEIIGLVTYSICEKDCEIISLDSVEAGKGIGAMLVQAVERQALKQGCTSVSLITTNDNLHALKFYQKRGYYLVEILPNAVERARANKPSIPLIGNDGIPIRDELRLQKQLDLR, from the coding sequence ATGACAATACAAACAATTCAACAAGTTCCTCAGCAAAAGGTGCTACAGTTTTTTACAACCCATTGGGGAAGTAGTGAAATGGTTATTTCTACGGGCATCTATGACTGTAGTCAGCTTGAGGGCTTTATTTATAGTAATGAACAGCAAGAGATTATTGGCTTAGTCACGTATAGCATTTGCGAAAAGGATTGTGAGATTATTTCGCTGGATAGTGTAGAAGCGGGTAAGGGAATTGGTGCTATGCTTGTGCAGGCTGTTGAGCGACAGGCGTTAAAGCAGGGCTGTACAAGCGTATCACTTATTACAACGAATGATAATTTACATGCGCTAAAATTTTATCAAAAGCGTGGCTATTATCTTGTCGAAATTTTGCCGAATGCAGTCGAGCGGGCAAGAGCCAATAAGCCCTCCATCCCGCTTATTGGCAATGATGGTATTCCGATACGAGATGAACTACGTTTACAAAAACAGCTTGACTTGCGATAA
- a CDS encoding membrane lipoprotein lipid attachment site-containing protein, translating into MKKWIFPIVLLLMLAACQSPQQEVHYIAKSKHWKAVYHSNTEEGLRLFYLGDHHNLGPLVITVEGTKEAINVADVQVNQEGYYAFTKKESAKLFKHDAKPTIEIEWQSNRETLEVKNQS; encoded by the coding sequence ATGAAAAAATGGATTTTTCCAATTGTGCTGCTGCTGATGCTAGCAGCTTGCCAAAGCCCTCAGCAGGAAGTGCATTATATCGCTAAAAGCAAACATTGGAAGGCGGTATACCATAGTAATACAGAGGAAGGCTTACGCTTATTTTATCTTGGCGATCACCATAATTTAGGTCCTTTAGTGATTACGGTGGAAGGAACGAAGGAAGCGATCAATGTGGCGGATGTTCAAGTAAATCAAGAGGGCTATTATGCTTTTACGAAAAAGGAAAGTGCTAAGCTGTTTAAACATGATGCCAAGCCAACGATTGAGATCGAGTGGCAATCCAATCGTGAAACATTAGAAGTGAAAAATCAATCGTAA
- a CDS encoding aspartyl-phosphate phosphatase Spo0E family protein produces the protein MVNLLLKKFLKAEIEIKRRIMYKKAKDLGFTHPTVVDYSQELDVLLNKYSKAS, from the coding sequence GTGGTAAACTTATTACTAAAAAAATTCTTGAAGGCAGAAATCGAAATCAAACGAAGAATTATGTATAAAAAAGCAAAAGACCTTGGTTTCACCCACCCTACTGTGGTAGATTATAGCCAGGAACTGGATGTCCTATTAAATAAATATTCAAAGGCATCTTAA
- a CDS encoding SMI1/KNR4 family protein, with protein MRTTYFQQLQQHLPEEEQLQLQRALGATAQQLQSLLAIFPNCPQSLLELLQDVNGTYYCKHGDETLCVLVLGSDLGDYPYYLKSVEQIVADYHNEHESIAERYQDYLEYVEVDDKIAMDVPLNKRLCFADCMNNGGTSSLYIDFSPNKGGQMGQVIRYVHDPDSFEVIASSFEEYLQQLMAEDYEFAAIYEEEFE; from the coding sequence ATGCGTACAACCTATTTTCAGCAATTACAACAGCACTTACCAGAAGAGGAGCAGCTACAATTACAGCGAGCGCTTGGGGCAACAGCTCAACAACTTCAAAGCTTGCTTGCTATTTTTCCAAATTGCCCACAATCCTTGCTGGAGCTGTTACAGGATGTGAACGGTACATACTATTGCAAGCATGGCGACGAAACGCTTTGTGTCCTTGTGCTAGGCTCTGACTTAGGGGACTATCCGTATTATTTAAAGTCAGTTGAGCAAATCGTGGCAGATTATCATAATGAGCATGAAAGCATTGCTGAGCGCTATCAAGATTATTTAGAATATGTGGAAGTAGATGATAAAATCGCTATGGATGTGCCATTGAATAAGCGCTTATGCTTTGCGGACTGCATGAATAATGGTGGCACGTCGAGCCTGTATATTGATTTTTCGCCGAATAAAGGTGGGCAAATGGGGCAAGTCATACGCTATGTCCATGACCCTGATAGCTTTGAGGTCATTGCTTCGTCCTTTGAAGAATACTTACAGCAGCTAATGGCAGAGGATTATGAATTTGCAGCTATTTACGAGGAGGAATTCGAATGA
- a CDS encoding cold-shock protein, whose amino-acid sequence MTQGTVKWFNAEKGFGFIAVEGGNDVFVHFSAIQADGFKTLEEGQKVEFGVEEGSRGPQATNVVKL is encoded by the coding sequence ATGACACAAGGAACAGTAAAATGGTTTAACGCAGAAAAAGGCTTCGGCTTCATCGCAGTGGAAGGTGGCAACGATGTATTCGTACATTTCTCAGCAATCCAAGCAGATGGCTTCAAAACATTAGAAGAAGGCCAAAAGGTTGAATTCGGTGTAGAAGAAGGTAGCCGTGGACCTCAAGCAACGAATGTAGTGAAACTATAA
- a CDS encoding response regulator transcription factor → MMNILIIDDHPVVLDGTKTLLQDLTNVHIKTEQDSGAVLTRMESEAFQLFLIDINMKPINGIQLSEMIKKKQPEALIILYTGYELSDYYELLIEKKIDGLLSKLATKEQVIQTIQAAFRGEILLSADFLDFIQRRTHLPNVQQEVLLSDKEQEILQLVAQGCTNKAIASALGVTQRTVENYLSKLFIKLNVESRAEAVIVAKEKAWIH, encoded by the coding sequence ATGATGAATATACTGATTATCGATGACCATCCTGTCGTGTTAGATGGTACAAAAACATTGTTACAGGATTTAACAAATGTCCATATTAAGACGGAGCAGGATAGCGGTGCGGTGCTAACAAGAATGGAATCAGAAGCCTTTCAGCTATTTTTAATTGATATTAATATGAAGCCAATCAATGGCATCCAGCTATCCGAAATGATTAAGAAAAAGCAGCCAGAGGCATTAATTATCCTTTATACAGGCTATGAGCTATCGGATTATTATGAGCTATTAATTGAGAAAAAAATTGATGGCTTATTGTCCAAGCTTGCCACAAAGGAGCAGGTTATTCAAACGATTCAGGCAGCCTTTCGTGGTGAAATTTTACTATCAGCCGATTTTTTAGATTTTATCCAGCGGCGCACGCATTTACCAAATGTGCAGCAGGAGGTGCTATTAAGCGATAAGGAGCAGGAAATTTTACAGCTTGTTGCGCAAGGCTGTACAAATAAAGCCATTGCCTCAGCACTAGGCGTTACACAGCGCACGGTGGAAAACTATTTATCGAAGCTCTTTATTAAGCTGAATGTGGAATCACGTGCAGAGGCTGTTATTGTCGCGAAGGAAAAGGCTTGGATTCACTAG